The Stigmatella aurantiaca DW4/3-1 genome contains the following window.
AAGGGAATCGAGGCGGGGGCCGCCACCCGGCGGGCGTCCATCCCCCGCAAGCGCACCCCCACGCGCACGAGCAGCCGCCGCAGCAGGGCCAGGGTCATCAGCGCCAGGGCCGCCACGTGCAGACCGCTCACACTGAGCACGTGGGCCAGCCCGCTTCGGGAGAAGGCATCCTCCAGCGCGTCGTCGAGCGAGGCCCGCTGCCCCGCGGCGAGCGTGAGAAACAGCGCCGCCGCGTCTTCCGAGGGCGCCACGGCCCGGACCGCCTGGGACAGGCCCTGCTGGGTCCGCTCCACGTACTGCCGCCAGGCCGGGGCGGGGGACACCACCAGCAGCCGTCCCGCCTGGACGCTGCCCGTGAAGACAAAGGCCCGCCGCCGCCGCAGGGGCGTGAAGTCTTTCTCCCCCGGATTGCCCGCGGGCTCCAGGGGCTGAAGGCGTGCCTCGGCGTGGATGCGCTGGCCGGGAAGCAGCGGGGGCGCGCGTCCTTGCACGGTGAGGCTGGCGCGGAAGCGCGCGGGGACGGTGGGCGCATCCTTTGCCCCCACCCGCGCGACGGCCACGTGCAGGCGTACGGCGTCATCAAAATGATCGACGCGCTCGAGCTCCCCCTCCAGGACCGCGGCCCCTCCGGAGAGCAGCCCTGGGGGAAGCTCCACGCGGGCCTCCAGCCCTGCCAGCCCCGCGCCCACGGCCCCCAGCGCGAGCAACACCGCGAGGTGGGAACCAGGCAGGCGAGCGAACGCCCAAGCGGCTGAGCTCAAGACAGCCGCGACGGACAGGAATAGCCAGTGAAGGGTTTCCGTTCTTGCTGTGTTTCCCGCAGCGCCCAGCATCAGGCTCAACGCAGGGAACACAAAAGGTCGCGCGCCGAGGTCGCGCCACGCATAACGATTCACAACCCCACCTCGCCCGTCCTGCCCCTGACGCGTCACCCACAGCGGCGGATAACGCGCACGAAATCCGACACGGTAGTCGGCGTGTTCCGAAGCGGTCAAGGCCTTCTGTGACGAAATGTTGCCGGAGGATGTGGTTTGTGGTAGTTAGGCGGTGCTTCAGGTGGCCGGAGCCGGAATCATTCTCAAGGAGGCGGTAACGAGTGCAGACCAGCTTCAAGACTGGTGACAAGGCGGTTTACCCGGGCCAGGGCGTCGGCGAGGTCATGGGTATCGAGCACACCGAAGTGGCCGGTCAGCGTCAGTCCTTCTACGTGCTGCGCATCCTGGAGAATGGGATGCGGATCATGATTCCAATCAATAAGGTCGGCTTGGTAGGCCTGCGGGAGATCATCAGCGAGGAGGACGTCAAGCAGGTCTATTCCATCCTCAAGGAGAAGGACATCTCGGTCGACTCCACGACCTGGAACCGGCGCTACCGGGAGTACATGGAGAAGATCAAGACGGGCTCCGTCTTCGAGATCGCCGAGGTTCTGCGCGACCTGTACCTCCTGAAGGGCGACAAGGATCTCTCCTTCGGAGAGCGCAAGATGCTGGACACGGCGCGCTCGCTGCTCATCAAGGAGCTGTCGCTGGCGAAGGACTGCTCCGAAGAGGAGATCGAGTCCGACCTGAAGAAGATCTTCAACATCGCCTCCTAGCGCACCCCGCGCGGCTGGCGCATGCTCCGCCCTGGGCCTCCTTGTGGGGTCCAGGGCGTTTTCATGTCCGAGGAACAGCTCGTCCAGGAAGAGCGGCAGCGGCGCATCGCGGAGCTGGAGGCCCGGTTGGCGCGGCGCCCTCGAAGCGCCATCAGGCCCCCCATGGCGCTGTTGGCCATCGGGGTGAGCGTGGCGCTGCTGGCGATGCAGGGGCGGGATCTGGCCTACCTCTTCTCACCGCGCACCCCCTTGTCGTTGGGGGCCGAAGGGGATTACCGCCCCGAGGCTTTGCTCTCCAACCGTTATGCCCAGCTGCACGGCGTGCCGGCGGCGCACGGCGCCTATGAGCGGGAGGGGGATGCCCTTTACGTGCTCGTCGGGCTCCGGGAGTCCCCCTTCGTGGTCCGTCGGCCGGCCCTGCCGGGGGAAGAGTGGATTCCGGGGCGGCCCCCCCCGCCGCCGGATCCCCGGCCCTTCGCGGTGCGAGGACGGCTGCTGGCCGAGGAGGATGCCCCGCGTTACCGGGATGCCTTCGCGTTGCTGCGCGAGAAAGGCGAGCTCCAACCCAGGGAGGGAAGGTTGTGGCTCCTGATCGAGGGGCAGCGGCCCGGGGAGGATTGGGGACGCGCGGGGGTGGCGGTGTTGCTGGCCGCCTTCGCCGCCGCGAACGGTGTGCTGCTGGTGCGCGGCCTGCGCCGTCCTCCCGCCGGGGAACGGTGAGGCCCCTCGGCCCTACAGGAAGATCAGGCTCAGGAGGGCCAGGAGCATCCCCACGCCGGCGGTGATCAGCGCCACGTGCCTGCGCCGCAGGGTCCGGCGGGCCGGGGGGGGGTCTGGGAGGGCCAGGTTCTGAACCACCTTGGAAGCAGTGCTTCCCGTTCCCCTCAGCTTCAAGACGGAGTTGCCCAGGGTGAGTTCGTCCCCGGGGCACAGCTCCACGTCGCCTTCGATCTTCACGCGGTTGATGAAGGTGCCGTTCTGGCTGCCAAGATCTCTCAAGATGAACCGCTCCCCGGTGCGCAGCAGCTGCACGTGGCGGCGGCTGATGGAGGGGTGCTGGAGGCGCAAGTCACACGCGGAGGCACGGCCGATGACGAGCACCCCCTGATTGACGGGGATGAGCTGGCCGGCGCCGGGGCCTTTCTCCACATAGAGGGAGGCGGAGGTGTGGCCAGGCTCGGAGGAGTCGCGTGCATCGAACCGGGGCAACAGCTCGCGATCCTGGTGCATCTGCCGAGGGCTCCGGGGGCCGCGCGGCATTCTGCGGGGACCCACGGGAAACTGGGGCACACGCTGCGGCCGGGGATCATCCGCTTGGAGCGGGGTGATCTCGTCGTCGTCGAAGGGAAGCTCCGCTTCCTGCTTCTTGGGCGCCGACACGCTCGGGGGCTGTGGGGGGCGAGGGGGGCGCTTAGGGTTGGATGGAGCCATGCCTGTGCCTATTCTCCCAGATTGGTGGCTGGCCCTGCCATATCCAGGCGCTTAGAGTGACCACCTCCATTCAGCCCAGGAAGGAATCTCGCCGTGGCCCCGTCGTCGATTGCGCTCTTCAACACGCTGACGATGCAGAAGGAGCCCCTCGTTACCGCGGAGCCAGGCGTCGTGCGCCTCTATGTGTGTGGACCTACGGTCTACAGTTACATACATATTGGGAATGCACGCACCTTCACTTCTTTCGATGTGGTGGTGCGCTACCTGCGCTACCGGGGTTACCGGGTGCATTACGTCCGCAACTACACGGACGTGGACGACAAGATCATCAAGGCGGCGCACGAGACCGGTGAGGAGCCGGTCGCGTTGGCGGGACGCTTCGTGAAGATCTTCCAGGACGACACGCGCGCCCTGCACCTGGTGGAGCCGGACGTCGCGCCCAAGGTGAGCGAGCACCTGCCGGAGATCCTCCGCATCATCGAGACGCTCGTGGCCAAGGGGGTGGCTTACGAGTCCCAGGGGGACGTCTACTTCTCGGTGAGCAGCTACCCGGAGTACGCGAAGCTGTCCAAGCGCAAGCTGGACGATCTGTGCGCGGGCGAGCGTGTTCAACCGGGCGAGCAGAAGCGGGAGCCCCTGGACTTCGCGCTCTGGAAGGCCGCCAAGCCGGGCGAGCCCTCGTGGGACAGCCCCTGGGGCAAAGGCCGGCCGGGTTGGCACATCGAGTGCTCGGCGATGAGCGCGAAGTATCTGGGCGAGTCCTTCGACATCCACGGGGGCGCGCTGGACCTGATCTTCCCGCACCACGAGAACGAGATCGCCCAGAGCGAGGCGGCCAGCGGCAAGCCGTTCGCCAAGTACTGGATGCACTGCGGCTTCCTCGACATCGAGGGCGCGAAGATGTCCAAGTCCCTGGGCAATGTGGTGCGCCTGCGGGACGCGCTGACGCGGGTGGATGCGGAGGCGCTGCGCTTTTTCTTCCTGTCGACGCACTACCGGCACCCGCTGCACTTCTCGGACAAGGCGATCGCCGACAGCGAGTACCGCCTGGAGTACTTCTACGAGACGCTGCGCAAGGTGGACGAGCGCGTGGGGGGAAAGGACTTCGGCCAGGGGCCGCTGCACGGCGAGCCGGGACGCTTCCTCCAGGAGTTCGAGGCGGCGATGGACGACGACTTCAACTGCCCTGGCGCCCTGGGTGCCCTCTCGGGGCTGTTCGGGCTGATGAACGAGCTGACCGACAAGCCCCCCGTGAAGGACAAGGCCCTGGTGGGCCGGACGCTGCAAGCCCTGCGGGACACCGTGCGGAAGGTCTCCAGTGTGCTGGGGTTGTTCGAGGACGACCCCACTCAGTGGCTGCTGCGGCGGCGCGACCGGGCCGTGAAGGAGCGGGGGATCGACGTGGCGCAGGTGGAGCGGCTGCTCTCCGAGCGCAACGAGGCCCGCAAGTCCAAGAACTTCGCGGAGGCGGACCGGCTGCGCTCGGAGCTGAAGGGGCAGGGCGTGGAGATCATGGACACGGTCGCGGGGACTTCCTGGAAGGTCGCCGCGCCCGTTTGAGGCCGCGCAAGGCGGAGGGCTCCGTGTTAGGGCTCTCCGCCATGAAGCGCCTGTTTGTCCTGCTTGCCTGTGTCCTCTCCCTCTCCGTCCAGGCCCAGGGGACCCCTCTCACGCTTCCCGAGGAAAAGGCCGCGGCGAAGGCCATCGAGCCCTCCTGGCTGGCCAGCCACGTGCGGTTTCTCGCGAATGATCTCCTGGAAGGGCGTGGGCCTGGGACGCGGGGAGATGCACTGGCCCAGGCGTATATCGCCTCCCAATTCGAGGGGCTCGGGTTGAAGCCCGCGGGCGCGGCCGGAACGTACTTCCAGCCCTTCGAACTCCTGGGGATCGAAGGCCATCCGGAGACCCTGACCTTCCGCTCCACGGCGGGGCACGCCGAGCTGAAGTTCCACGAGGACTTCATCGCGGTGTCCGGCGTGCAGACGCCCTGGGCCGCGCTGGAGAACTCGGAGCTGGTGTTCGTGGGCTACGGCATCGTCGCCCCCGAGTACCAATGGGACGACTTCAAGGGGATGGACCTGCGGGGAAAGACGCTGCTCATCCTCAACAGCGACCCGGCGGACGAGCCGAACCTCTTCGCGGGCCGGACCCGGCTCTGGTACGGGCGCTGGGACTACAAGTACGCGCAGGCCGCGAAGGTGGGCGCCGCGGGCGCCATTCTCCTGCACACCACGCCGAGCGCGGGCTACCCGTGGCGCGTGGTGCAGGCTTCGTGGACGGGCGAGCAATTCGAGTTGCCCGCCTCCGGAGGTCCCCGTCTCCAGGTGAAGGCCTGGTCCACCGAGGCGGCCACCCAGCGGCTCGTCCGGTTGGGGGGACAGGAGCTGACCTCGCTCGTGGCGGCGGCGCAGACGCGCGCGTTCCGGCCGGTGCCACTCGGGGTGAAGGTCTCCACACGGTTCCAGACCCAGGTCCGGCGTCGGCCCACCGCCAATGTGCTCGGCCTGCTGCCCGGCAGTGATCCCACGCTGTCCGGAGAGGTGGTGCTTTACTCCGCGCACCATGATCACCTGGGCATGAGGGCGGCTGCCAAGCCGGGCGAGGATGCCATCTACAACGGGGCGGTGGACAACGCCTCGGGGGTGGCGGAGATGCTCGCCGTGGCGCGCGCCTTCCATGCGCTGCCCAAGCCTCCCCGTCGCTCCGTGCTCTTTGCCGCCGTGGCCGCCGAGGAGCAGGGACTTCTGGGCTCGGAGTACCTCGCCGGCCACCTGCCGGTTCCCCCGGGCCGCATCGCCGTCAACATCAACATCGATGGGGCCAACATCAACGGCCGCACGAGGGACCTGACCGTCATCGGCCTGGGCAAGTCCAGCCTCGACGCGCTCATCGCCGGACTGGCGAAGGCCCAGGGCCGCGTGGTGAAGGGCGACCAGCTGTCGGACCGGGGGTTCTTCTACCG
Protein-coding sequences here:
- the cysS gene encoding cysteine--tRNA ligase, translating into MAPSSIALFNTLTMQKEPLVTAEPGVVRLYVCGPTVYSYIHIGNARTFTSFDVVVRYLRYRGYRVHYVRNYTDVDDKIIKAAHETGEEPVALAGRFVKIFQDDTRALHLVEPDVAPKVSEHLPEILRIIETLVAKGVAYESQGDVYFSVSSYPEYAKLSKRKLDDLCAGERVQPGEQKREPLDFALWKAAKPGEPSWDSPWGKGRPGWHIECSAMSAKYLGESFDIHGGALDLIFPHHENEIAQSEAASGKPFAKYWMHCGFLDIEGAKMSKSLGNVVRLRDALTRVDAEALRFFFLSTHYRHPLHFSDKAIADSEYRLEYFYETLRKVDERVGGKDFGQGPLHGEPGRFLQEFEAAMDDDFNCPGALGALSGLFGLMNELTDKPPVKDKALVGRTLQALRDTVRKVSSVLGLFEDDPTQWLLRRRDRAVKERGIDVAQVERLLSERNEARKSKNFAEADRLRSELKGQGVEIMDTVAGTSWKVAAPV
- a CDS encoding FHA domain-containing protein, encoding MSAPKKQEAELPFDDDEITPLQADDPRPQRVPQFPVGPRRMPRGPRSPRQMHQDRELLPRFDARDSSEPGHTSASLYVEKGPGAGQLIPVNQGVLVIGRASACDLRLQHPSISRRHVQLLRTGERFILRDLGSQNGTFINRVKIEGDVELCPGDELTLGNSVLKLRGTGSTASKVVQNLALPDPPPARRTLRRRHVALITAGVGMLLALLSLIFL
- a CDS encoding M28 family peptidase translates to MLGLSAMKRLFVLLACVLSLSVQAQGTPLTLPEEKAAAKAIEPSWLASHVRFLANDLLEGRGPGTRGDALAQAYIASQFEGLGLKPAGAAGTYFQPFELLGIEGHPETLTFRSTAGHAELKFHEDFIAVSGVQTPWAALENSELVFVGYGIVAPEYQWDDFKGMDLRGKTLLILNSDPADEPNLFAGRTRLWYGRWDYKYAQAAKVGAAGAILLHTTPSAGYPWRVVQASWTGEQFELPASGGPRLQVKAWSTEAATQRLVRLGGQELTSLVAAAQTRAFRPVPLGVKVSTRFQTQVRRRPTANVLGLLPGSDPTLSGEVVLYSAHHDHLGMRAAAKPGEDAIYNGAVDNASGVAEMLAVARAFHALPKPPRRSVLFAAVAAEEQGLLGSEYLAGHLPVPPGRIAVNINIDGANINGRTRDLTVIGLGKSSLDALIAGLAKAQGRVVKGDQLSDRGFFYRSDQFNFAKLGIPAAYFGSGMDFVGRPEGWGKQQRETWEEQHYHQPSDELRPEWDWTGAVEDTQLFFLLGAHVARTPEMPRWNKGDEFEAPRLEALKRAK
- a CDS encoding CarD family transcriptional regulator encodes the protein MQTSFKTGDKAVYPGQGVGEVMGIEHTEVAGQRQSFYVLRILENGMRIMIPINKVGLVGLREIISEEDVKQVYSILKEKDISVDSTTWNRRYREYMEKIKTGSVFEIAEVLRDLYLLKGDKDLSFGERKMLDTARSLLIKELSLAKDCSEEEIESDLKKIFNIAS